From the genome of Phytohabitans rumicis, one region includes:
- a CDS encoding calcium-binding protein produces MNRRTSLAAAAITAVASVGLALAAATPAHAAGPCEEPTVAGLVINGGPGADVLIGGAGSDTINGFGGNDIILGLGGDDILNGGDGDDVIDGGDGLDTVNGQNGDDDLSGGRCNDDVNGNNGDDWADGNDGADTMSGGDGPDNVNGNDGPDTVDGNDGDDGLTGGNGDDVVSGGNGVDNAVGDDGADEVYGNDDADTVNGGNGADYLRGGNGDDLVLAGDGEDDAAGGDGADSVHGDDADDVLAGNDGPDLLFGGFGTDDGDGGLGNDTCFADVENPTSC; encoded by the coding sequence ATGAACAGACGCACCAGCCTCGCGGCCGCGGCCATCACCGCGGTGGCATCGGTAGGACTGGCGCTCGCCGCCGCGACGCCCGCCCACGCCGCCGGACCCTGCGAAGAACCGACCGTCGCGGGCCTCGTGATCAACGGCGGCCCCGGCGCCGACGTCCTGATCGGAGGCGCCGGCAGCGACACCATCAACGGGTTCGGCGGCAACGACATCATCCTCGGCCTCGGCGGCGACGACATCCTCAACGGCGGCGACGGCGACGACGTGATCGACGGTGGCGACGGCCTCGACACCGTCAACGGGCAGAACGGCGACGACGACCTCTCCGGCGGCCGCTGCAACGACGACGTCAACGGCAACAACGGCGACGACTGGGCCGACGGCAACGACGGCGCCGACACGATGAGCGGCGGCGACGGGCCCGACAACGTCAACGGCAACGACGGACCCGACACGGTGGACGGCAACGACGGCGACGACGGTCTGACCGGCGGCAACGGCGACGACGTCGTCAGTGGCGGCAACGGGGTGGACAACGCCGTCGGCGACGACGGCGCGGACGAGGTCTACGGCAACGACGACGCCGACACCGTGAACGGCGGGAACGGGGCGGACTACCTGCGCGGCGGCAACGGCGACGACCTGGTCCTCGCCGGCGACGGCGAGGACGACGCGGCGGGCGGCGACGGTGCGGACTCCGTACACGGCGACGACGCCGACGACGTGCTGGCCGGCAACGACGGACCCGACCTGCTCTTCGGCGGGTTCGGCACCGACGACGGCGACGGTGGCCTGGGCAACGACACCTGCTTCGCGGACGTGGAGAACCCGACGAGCTGCTGA
- a CDS encoding nucleoside hydrolase, giving the protein MITPRARVITDNDYCGDPDGLVQLVHQLLSPSAELRGVIGSHLAADDPFMPAPDTAAQSYQRVTEVLSIMERTVPAYQGSNVGLADRRTPQPSAGAEAIVAEAMRTDTDLPLYVTFGGGLTELASAYLMEPRIADRLTAIWIGGPEHPDLAPPPPDTPGREYNLNIDPLAAQVVFNESPIPLWQVPRNAYRQALVTMAELEVHLRPAGKIGAHLYDSICRVFELASGAGLNLGETYILGDSPLVLLSTLQSCFHPDPSSSRYVQRPTPRIDDDGNYQPREDGRPIRVYTDLDIRVMVQDFYAKLALARSA; this is encoded by the coding sequence GTGATCACCCCACGCGCCAGAGTCATCACCGACAACGACTACTGCGGCGACCCGGACGGGCTGGTGCAGCTGGTGCACCAACTACTCTCCCCGTCGGCCGAGCTACGCGGCGTCATCGGCTCGCACCTCGCGGCGGACGACCCGTTCATGCCGGCGCCCGACACGGCGGCCCAGTCGTACCAGCGGGTCACCGAGGTGCTGTCCATCATGGAGCGCACCGTGCCGGCGTACCAGGGGTCCAATGTGGGGCTTGCCGACCGGCGGACACCGCAACCGTCCGCCGGTGCCGAGGCCATCGTCGCCGAGGCCATGCGCACCGACACCGACCTGCCGCTGTACGTCACGTTCGGCGGCGGGCTGACCGAGCTCGCCAGCGCGTACCTGATGGAGCCGCGCATCGCCGACCGGCTGACCGCGATCTGGATCGGCGGCCCCGAGCACCCGGACCTGGCGCCGCCGCCACCGGACACGCCCGGCCGCGAGTACAACCTCAACATCGACCCGCTGGCCGCCCAGGTCGTCTTCAACGAGTCGCCGATCCCGCTGTGGCAGGTGCCCCGCAACGCGTACCGGCAGGCGCTGGTCACCATGGCCGAGTTGGAGGTCCACCTCCGCCCGGCGGGCAAGATCGGCGCGCACCTGTACGACAGCATCTGCCGCGTCTTCGAACTGGCGTCCGGTGCCGGGCTCAACCTCGGCGAGACCTACATCCTCGGCGACAGCCCGCTCGTGCTCCTGTCGACGCTGCAATCCTGTTTCCACCCCGACCCGTCATCCAGCCGGTACGTCCAACGCCCCACCCCGCGCATCGACGACGACGGCAACTACCAGCCGCGCGAGGACGGCCGCCCGATCCGCGTCTACACCGACCTGGACATCCGCGTCATGGTCCAAGACTTCTACGCCAAGCTGGCCCTAGCCCGCTCGGCCTAG
- a CDS encoding beta-glucosidase yields MIDLASRVARLTLEQKVRLLTGADFWSLHPEPAVGLGRLVVSDGPAGVRGERWDERDPSANVPSPTALAATWDEERVERLGRLLAAEARRKGVHVLLAPTVNLHRTPYGGRHFECFSEDPLLTARIGVAYVHGLQRAGVGATVKHFVANDSETERMTLDAQVDERALRELYLAPFEAIVNEGGVWSVMAAYNGVNGTTMTESPLLREILHEEWGFDGVVMSDWFATRSTEPAANAALDLVMPGPHGPWGDALVAAVRGGKVAESTVDDKVLRLLRLAARVGALTDAPTPPAVAEADIAVELRDAAAAGFVLARNEDALLPLDRAALRTVAVLGPNASVARTLGGGSATVFPPYTVSPVDGLRTALGDGVEVTQAIGVRAHTRTPVARSTWLVAPDGRPGVEVRFVAADGSVVATEHRTGGSYTWLGTTLPEGIARVEVRTTLQATGPGRYEVGCSGVGRFRLALRGTEVFDTTLALPDGADIVEALMTPPQRTHPVRLAAGETADIVLVHEPNQLGIGVIFQLNLEPPHGTDDEEIERAVALARDADVAVVVVGTTEEVESEGFDRGTLALPGRQDELVRRVAQANPRTVVVVNAGAPVLLPWADEVAAVLLAWFPGQEFGNALADVLLGVAEPGGRLPTTWPRTEHGLPDTRPVGGVLKYGEGLAVGYRAAVADGVRYPFGHGLGYTTWEYVSADAAGGVLHVRLRNTGPRAGREVVQVYASRPGSAIDRPSRWLVGFAAVTAGPGEEAVATVAVRERAFQHWDTERHAWSVEPGAFQLHIGGSSVDLPLSLTTEAL; encoded by the coding sequence ATGATCGACTTAGCCTCCCGGGTCGCCCGGCTCACGCTGGAGCAAAAGGTGCGCCTGCTGACCGGCGCGGACTTCTGGTCCCTGCACCCGGAGCCGGCGGTCGGTCTGGGCCGGCTGGTCGTCTCCGACGGCCCGGCCGGAGTACGCGGGGAGCGCTGGGACGAGCGCGACCCGTCGGCGAACGTGCCCTCCCCCACCGCGCTCGCCGCGACCTGGGACGAGGAACGCGTCGAACGCCTCGGGCGGCTGCTCGCCGCGGAGGCGCGCCGCAAGGGCGTACACGTCCTGCTCGCGCCGACGGTCAACCTGCACCGCACCCCGTACGGCGGCCGGCACTTCGAGTGCTTCAGCGAAGACCCGCTGCTGACCGCCCGGATCGGCGTGGCGTACGTGCACGGCCTGCAGCGGGCCGGCGTCGGCGCGACGGTGAAGCACTTCGTCGCCAACGACTCCGAGACCGAGCGCATGACGCTCGACGCCCAGGTGGACGAGCGGGCGCTGCGCGAGCTGTACCTGGCCCCGTTCGAGGCGATCGTCAACGAGGGCGGCGTGTGGTCGGTGATGGCCGCGTACAACGGCGTCAACGGCACGACCATGACCGAGAGTCCGCTGCTGCGCGAGATCCTGCACGAGGAGTGGGGCTTCGACGGCGTGGTCATGTCGGACTGGTTCGCCACCCGCTCCACCGAGCCGGCCGCGAACGCCGCGCTGGACCTGGTGATGCCGGGGCCGCACGGACCGTGGGGCGACGCGCTCGTGGCGGCCGTACGCGGCGGCAAGGTCGCCGAGTCTACTGTGGACGACAAGGTGCTGCGCCTGCTCCGCCTGGCCGCCCGGGTGGGTGCCCTCACCGATGCGCCTACGCCCCCGGCGGTGGCGGAAGCGGACATCGCCGTCGAGCTTCGGGACGCCGCGGCCGCTGGCTTCGTACTTGCCCGCAACGAGGATGCGCTGCTGCCGCTGGACCGGGCCGCGCTGCGTACGGTGGCGGTGCTCGGCCCCAACGCCAGCGTCGCCCGGACCCTCGGCGGGGGCAGCGCCACGGTCTTCCCGCCGTACACGGTGTCTCCTGTGGACGGTCTGCGTACCGCGCTCGGCGACGGCGTCGAGGTGACCCAGGCGATCGGCGTGCGCGCTCACACCCGTACCCCGGTGGCGCGGTCCACCTGGCTGGTGGCGCCCGACGGGCGGCCCGGCGTCGAGGTTCGATTCGTCGCCGCGGACGGGTCCGTCGTCGCCACCGAGCACCGCACCGGCGGGTCGTACACCTGGCTGGGAACGACTCTCCCCGAGGGGATCGCCCGCGTCGAGGTGCGCACCACGCTGCAGGCGACCGGGCCCGGACGGTACGAGGTCGGCTGCTCCGGCGTCGGCCGGTTCCGGCTGGCGCTGCGCGGCACCGAGGTCTTCGACACCACGCTGGCCCTGCCGGACGGCGCCGACATCGTCGAGGCGCTCATGACGCCGCCGCAGCGGACGCACCCGGTGCGGTTGGCCGCCGGCGAGACCGCGGACATCGTGCTCGTGCACGAACCGAACCAGCTGGGCATCGGGGTCATCTTCCAGCTCAACCTGGAGCCGCCGCACGGCACCGACGACGAGGAGATCGAGCGGGCGGTGGCGCTGGCCCGCGACGCCGACGTGGCGGTCGTGGTCGTCGGCACCACCGAGGAGGTGGAGAGCGAGGGCTTCGACCGGGGAACGCTGGCGCTGCCCGGCCGCCAGGACGAGTTGGTCCGGCGGGTCGCGCAGGCCAACCCGCGCACCGTGGTCGTGGTCAACGCCGGCGCGCCCGTGCTGCTGCCCTGGGCCGACGAGGTGGCGGCCGTGCTGCTGGCCTGGTTCCCCGGTCAGGAGTTCGGCAACGCGCTGGCCGACGTGCTGCTGGGCGTCGCCGAGCCGGGCGGCCGGCTGCCCACCACCTGGCCGCGCACCGAGCACGGGCTGCCGGACACCCGCCCGGTCGGCGGCGTCCTCAAGTACGGCGAAGGGCTGGCCGTGGGCTACCGGGCCGCCGTCGCGGACGGCGTGCGCTACCCGTTCGGCCACGGGCTCGGCTACACGACGTGGGAGTACGTGTCTGCCGATGCCGCTGGCGGCGTACTCCACGTCCGGCTCCGCAACACCGGCCCGCGCGCCGGCCGCGAGGTCGTCCAGGTGTACGCGAGCCGCCCCGGCAGCGCGATCGACCGCCCCTCGCGGTGGCTCGTCGGGTTCGCCGCCGTGACCGCCGGTCCCGGCGAGGAGGCCGTCGCGACGGTTGCCGTGCGGGAGCGGGCGTTCCAGCACTGGGACACCGAGCGGCATGCTTGGTCGGTGGAGCCCGGCGCGTTCCAGCTCCACATCGGAGGGTCGTCGGTCGACCTGCCGCTGTCGCTCACCACGGAGGCACTGTGA
- a CDS encoding ATP-binding cassette domain-containing protein — protein MSLLEVDQLVVEYPGKGWRRPAFRALKGVSLSIGTGETLGLVGESGSGKTTLGRAVLGLAPVTSGTIRYDGQVISGLNRAQRRALSDEIQVVFQDPYTSLNPAMTVNDILTEPLLVTGTSRAEADRRVRDLLDQVRLPSDAGQRLPREFSGGQRQRIAIARALSRNPRLIVCDEPVSALDLSTQARVLDLFIEIQERTGVAYLFITHDLAVVRHISHRVAVMYHGEIVESGDAATVTQAPEHPYTQRLLLAAPVPDPQRQAQRRAERQRLALLEGRA, from the coding sequence ATGAGCCTCCTTGAGGTAGACCAGCTCGTGGTGGAGTACCCGGGCAAGGGCTGGCGCCGGCCGGCGTTCCGGGCGCTGAAGGGCGTGTCGCTGAGCATCGGCACCGGCGAAACCCTCGGCCTGGTCGGCGAATCGGGCTCCGGCAAGACCACGCTGGGCCGCGCCGTCCTCGGCCTCGCGCCCGTCACCAGCGGCACGATCCGGTACGACGGGCAGGTCATCTCCGGGCTCAACCGGGCCCAGCGGCGCGCGCTCAGCGACGAGATCCAGGTCGTGTTCCAGGACCCGTACACGTCGCTGAACCCGGCGATGACCGTCAACGACATCCTTACCGAGCCGCTGCTGGTCACCGGCACCTCGCGGGCCGAGGCCGACCGCCGCGTCCGGGACCTGCTCGACCAGGTACGGCTGCCGTCGGATGCCGGGCAGCGACTGCCCCGCGAGTTCTCCGGCGGCCAGCGGCAGCGCATCGCCATCGCCCGCGCGCTGTCCCGCAACCCGCGGCTGATCGTCTGCGACGAGCCGGTCAGCGCGCTCGACCTGTCGACCCAGGCGCGGGTGCTCGACCTGTTCATCGAGATCCAGGAACGCACCGGAGTGGCGTACCTGTTCATCACGCACGACCTGGCCGTCGTGCGGCACATCAGCCACCGGGTGGCGGTGATGTACCACGGCGAGATCGTCGAGTCCGGCGACGCCGCGACCGTCACCCAGGCGCCCGAACACCCGTACACGCAACGGCTGCTGCTCGCCGCGCCGGTGCCCGACCCGCAACGGCAGGCACAGCGCCGCGCCGAACGCCAGCGGCTCGCTTTGTTGGAAGGACGCGCATGA
- a CDS encoding dipeptide/oligopeptide/nickel ABC transporter permease/ATP-binding protein yields the protein MTVRRPGLARRLLRDPVAIVCLAVLGLIVVASALAPVLSGHDPNTSSLTDTLAPISGDHPLGADGVGRDVLARLLYGGRTSLLGALVAVAVAVTLGVPTGLLAGYYRRTFDAVSSWTANLLMAIPAIVVLLVVLAVVGQNMYLAMMVFGVLMAPGVFRLIRASVTSVREELYVDAARVSGLGDARIMRRHILPVVIAPTIIQAAQMFGLAIVIQSGLEFLGLGSATQASWGAMLNDAFANIYTKPILLLWPGAAVALTVAAFGLLGNAMRDALGRLSKTPAGSAPAPASATAALDDDGLLVVRDLRVSYATEVVGGVSLTVRRGEVLGLVGESGSGKTQTAFAVLGLLPPEARVSGQLVFDGQKLSPAAVAKLRGRRIAYVPQEPMSNLDPSFRIGAQLTEPMRRHLKLSRSAARRKALDLLARVGIQDPERVYASYPHQISGGMAQRVLIAGAVSCDPDLLIADEPTTALDVTVQAEVLDLMRSLQSERQMGMILVTHNFGVVADICDRVAVMQTGQIVESAPAAELFANPQHPYTRMLLDSTLENTSPREKEPA from the coding sequence ATGACCGTCCGCCGTCCCGGGCTCGCCCGCCGGCTGCTGCGCGACCCCGTCGCGATCGTCTGCCTCGCCGTACTCGGGCTGATCGTGGTGGCCAGCGCGCTCGCACCGGTCCTGAGTGGACACGACCCGAACACCTCGTCGCTGACCGACACGCTCGCGCCGATCAGCGGCGACCACCCGCTCGGCGCCGACGGCGTGGGCCGGGACGTGCTCGCCCGGCTGCTGTACGGCGGCCGCACGAGCCTGCTGGGCGCGCTCGTCGCGGTGGCCGTCGCGGTCACGCTGGGCGTGCCGACCGGGCTGCTCGCCGGCTACTACCGCCGGACCTTCGACGCCGTCAGCAGTTGGACGGCCAACCTGCTGATGGCCATCCCCGCGATCGTCGTGCTGCTGGTCGTGCTCGCCGTCGTCGGGCAGAACATGTACCTGGCCATGATGGTCTTCGGGGTGCTGATGGCGCCCGGCGTCTTCCGGCTGATCCGCGCCTCGGTGACGTCGGTCCGCGAGGAGCTCTACGTGGACGCCGCCCGGGTCTCCGGCCTCGGCGACGCCCGCATCATGCGCCGGCACATCCTGCCGGTCGTCATCGCGCCGACCATCATCCAGGCCGCCCAGATGTTCGGCCTGGCCATCGTCATCCAGTCCGGGCTCGAATTCCTCGGACTCGGCTCGGCCACCCAGGCGAGCTGGGGCGCGATGCTCAACGACGCGTTCGCCAACATCTACACCAAGCCCATCCTGCTGCTGTGGCCCGGCGCCGCGGTCGCGCTGACCGTCGCCGCCTTCGGGCTGCTCGGCAACGCCATGCGGGACGCGCTGGGCAGGCTTTCCAAGACGCCGGCCGGGTCCGCCCCGGCCCCCGCGTCGGCCACCGCCGCCTTGGACGACGACGGGCTTCTCGTCGTGCGCGACCTCCGGGTCTCGTACGCCACCGAGGTGGTCGGCGGGGTCTCGCTGACCGTACGCCGGGGCGAGGTGCTCGGGCTGGTCGGCGAGTCCGGCTCGGGCAAGACGCAGACGGCGTTCGCGGTCCTCGGGCTGCTGCCGCCGGAGGCGCGGGTATCGGGCCAGTTGGTCTTCGACGGCCAGAAGCTCAGCCCGGCGGCCGTGGCGAAGCTCCGCGGGCGGCGCATCGCGTACGTCCCGCAGGAGCCGATGTCCAACCTGGACCCGTCGTTCCGGATCGGCGCGCAGCTGACCGAGCCGATGCGCCGGCACCTGAAGCTCTCCCGGTCGGCGGCCCGCCGCAAGGCTCTCGACCTGCTCGCCCGGGTCGGCATCCAGGACCCGGAGCGGGTGTACGCGTCGTACCCGCACCAGATCTCCGGCGGGATGGCCCAGCGGGTGCTCATCGCCGGCGCCGTGTCCTGCGACCCCGACCTGCTGATCGCCGACGAGCCCACCACCGCCCTCGACGTGACGGTGCAGGCCGAGGTGCTGGACCTGATGCGCTCCCTGCAGAGCGAACGCCAGATGGGGATGATCCTGGTGACCCACAACTTCGGCGTGGTCGCCGACATCTGCGACCGGGTGGCCGTCATGCAGACCGGGCAGATCGTCGAGTCGGCGCCCGCGGCGGAGCTCTTCGCGAACCCGCAGCACCCGTACACCCGGATGCTGTTGGACTCCACGCTCGAAAACACCTCGCCGCGCGAGAAGGAGCCGGCATGA
- a CDS encoding ABC transporter permease produces the protein MIAFLVRRIVAGIILVFVIATVTFGLMSLTGQDPARAITGQTASPEQVSQKAAELGLDRSLPVRYVDWLSHAVRGDLGSSWFTNEPVTSALSNKLPVTLSIVLAGLLLSAVLSVVLGVAAAVRGGWLDRAVQGLAILGFAVPSFLVALLLALVVAVKLGWLPATGYVPLEQSPGEWLRSITLPAVALAVGAIAATAQQVRGSMVDVLRMDYIRTLRSRGVSERSLLFRHALRNAAPPALTVLSLQFIGLLSGAVVVEKVFGLAGIGSEANSAASQGDVPMVMGVVVVMVLMVVLVNLLIDIAYGWLNPKVRVS, from the coding sequence GTGATCGCCTTCCTCGTGCGCCGGATCGTGGCCGGCATCATCCTGGTCTTCGTCATCGCCACGGTGACGTTCGGCCTGATGAGCCTCACCGGTCAGGATCCGGCGCGCGCCATCACCGGGCAGACCGCGAGCCCGGAGCAGGTGTCGCAGAAGGCCGCCGAACTGGGGCTCGACCGGTCCCTGCCGGTCCGGTACGTCGACTGGCTGTCCCACGCGGTCCGCGGTGACCTGGGCTCCTCGTGGTTCACCAACGAGCCGGTCACCTCCGCGCTGAGCAACAAGCTGCCGGTCACGCTCTCCATCGTGCTGGCCGGCCTGCTGCTCTCCGCGGTCCTGTCCGTCGTCCTCGGGGTGGCCGCCGCGGTGCGCGGCGGCTGGCTCGACCGGGCGGTGCAGGGCCTGGCCATCCTCGGGTTCGCCGTGCCCAGCTTCCTCGTGGCGCTGCTACTGGCCCTGGTGGTGGCGGTGAAGCTGGGTTGGCTGCCGGCGACGGGCTACGTCCCGCTCGAACAGTCGCCCGGCGAGTGGCTCCGGTCGATCACCCTGCCGGCCGTCGCGCTCGCCGTCGGCGCGATCGCGGCGACCGCCCAGCAGGTACGCGGGTCCATGGTGGACGTGCTGCGCATGGACTACATCCGTACGCTGCGCAGCCGCGGCGTGAGCGAGCGCAGCCTGCTCTTCCGGCACGCGCTGCGCAACGCCGCCCCGCCCGCCCTCACCGTGCTGTCGTTGCAGTTCATCGGCCTGCTGAGCGGGGCGGTGGTGGTGGAGAAGGTGTTCGGCCTGGCCGGCATCGGCAGCGAGGCCAACTCGGCCGCCTCCCAGGGCGACGTGCCCATGGTGATGGGGGTGGTCGTGGTGATGGTGCTGATGGTGGTGCTGGTCAACCTCCTCATCGACATCGCGTACGGCTGGCTCAACCCGAAGGTGCGTGTCTCATGA
- a CDS encoding ABC transporter substrate-binding protein, which yields MRRLVLTAAATALTLFAAACGGGSGSSSSGSGAASGGTLTLAPLVQAQPWDLKDAGLGNNTQYYQPVYDSLLRLDPQANPVANLATEWSYDATNTVLTLKLRTDVKFTDGTAFDANAVKVNLLHTKTGTNEAAGQLKAVKTVDAVDASTAKITLSVPDPSFVANLGSVAGMMASPKAIEAGTLKTEPVGSGPYTLDKSATTSGSVYTFVRNPSYWNTAAFPYDKIVLKPLTDPTAVLNALRSGQVNGAVITNSKNIAPAKSSGLTVTEYTPGDVEGLYIWDRGGKIVKALGDVRVRQALNYAFDRDAIVKTARQGMGQVTAQVFNPTGSAYDASLNQKYPYDPTKAKQLLAEAGYPNGFEVTMPDLSGFFPDQQAALTQQLTDIGVKVKLDKVPADQVISSLLSGKYAMSYFVLASFRPWDTIVIQAQPDSLWNIMKYSDPTVDGLIKQAQSATGDAQAALYKQINTTMVDQAWNAPWDFVENAYVTTKGVEVTPQAYAAVPPIYNFKPAG from the coding sequence ATGCGAAGACTTGTCTTGACGGCGGCCGCCACCGCCCTCACCCTCTTCGCCGCCGCTTGCGGCGGCGGCAGCGGCAGCAGTTCCAGCGGATCCGGCGCCGCCTCCGGCGGCACGCTCACCCTCGCCCCACTCGTCCAGGCCCAGCCGTGGGACCTCAAGGACGCCGGGCTCGGCAACAACACGCAGTACTACCAGCCGGTGTACGACTCGCTCCTGCGCCTGGATCCGCAGGCCAACCCGGTCGCCAACCTCGCCACCGAGTGGAGCTACGACGCCACCAACACGGTGCTGACGCTCAAGCTGCGTACCGACGTGAAGTTCACCGACGGCACCGCGTTCGACGCGAACGCCGTCAAGGTCAACCTGCTGCACACCAAGACCGGGACCAACGAGGCGGCCGGCCAGCTCAAGGCCGTCAAGACCGTCGACGCGGTGGACGCCAGCACCGCGAAGATCACGCTGTCGGTCCCCGACCCGTCGTTCGTGGCCAACCTGGGCTCGGTGGCCGGCATGATGGCCAGCCCCAAGGCGATCGAGGCCGGCACGCTGAAGACCGAGCCGGTCGGCTCCGGGCCGTACACGTTGGACAAGTCCGCGACCACGAGCGGCAGCGTCTACACCTTCGTCCGCAACCCCAGCTACTGGAACACCGCCGCCTTCCCGTACGACAAGATCGTGCTCAAGCCGCTGACCGACCCGACCGCCGTGCTCAACGCGCTGCGCTCCGGCCAGGTCAACGGCGCGGTGATCACCAACTCGAAGAACATCGCGCCGGCCAAGAGCAGCGGTCTGACCGTCACCGAGTACACGCCCGGCGATGTCGAAGGGCTGTACATCTGGGACCGCGGCGGCAAGATCGTCAAGGCGCTCGGCGACGTACGCGTCCGGCAGGCGCTCAACTACGCCTTCGACCGGGACGCGATCGTCAAGACCGCCCGGCAGGGCATGGGCCAGGTGACCGCGCAGGTCTTCAACCCCACCGGGTCGGCGTACGACGCGTCGCTGAACCAGAAGTACCCGTACGACCCGACCAAGGCCAAGCAACTGCTGGCCGAGGCGGGCTACCCCAACGGGTTCGAGGTCACCATGCCGGACCTGTCCGGCTTCTTCCCGGACCAGCAGGCGGCGCTGACCCAGCAACTGACGGACATCGGCGTCAAGGTCAAGCTCGACAAGGTGCCCGCGGACCAGGTCATCAGCTCGCTGCTGTCCGGCAAGTACGCGATGTCGTACTTCGTGCTCGCCTCGTTCCGGCCCTGGGACACCATCGTGATCCAGGCTCAGCCGGACTCGCTGTGGAACATCATGAAGTACTCCGACCCCACGGTCGACGGGCTGATCAAGCAGGCGCAGTCGGCCACCGGGGACGCGCAGGCCGCGCTCTACAAGCAGATCAACACCACGATGGTCGACCAGGCGTGGAACGCCCCGTGGGACTTCGTGGAGAACGCCTACGTGACCACCAAGGGCGTCGAGGTCACCCCGCAGGCGTACGCGGCGGTGCCACCGATCTACAACTTCAAGCCGGCCGGCTGA